From one Eptesicus fuscus isolate TK198812 chromosome 3, DD_ASM_mEF_20220401, whole genome shotgun sequence genomic stretch:
- the CHODL gene encoding chondrolectin, which translates to MSRVVSLLLGAALLCGHGAFCRRVVSGQKVCFADYKHPCYKMAYFQELSSRVSFQEARLACESEGGALLSLENAAEQKLIESMLQNLTKPGTGISDGDFWIGLWRSGEGQASGACPDLYRWSDGSGSQYRNWYTDEPSCGSEKCVVMYHQPTANPGLGGPYLYQWNDDRCNMKHNYICKYEPEIKPTTPGEKTYFTNQPEDTHQNVVVTEAGIIPNLIYVVIPTIPLLLLILVAFGTCCFQMLHKSKGRTKTSPNQSTLWISKSTRKESGMEV; encoded by the exons GCCAAAAGGTGTGTTTTGCTGACTACAAGCACCCCTGCTACAAGATGGCCTATTTCCAGGAACTGTCCAGCCGAGTGAGCTTCCAGGAGGCGCGCCTGGCTTGTGAGAGTGAGgggggagccctgctcagccTGGAGAACGCAGCAGAACAGAAGTTGATAGAAAGCATGTTGCAAAACCTGACAAAACCAGGCACAGGGATTTCTGATGGCGACTTCTGGATAGGCCTCTGGAGGAGTGGAGAGGGGCAAGCGTCTGGTGCCTGCCCAGATCTCTACCGCTGGTCAGATGGCAGCGGCTCCCAGTATCG AAACTGGTATACGGATGAACCTTCCTGTGGAAGTGAAAAGTGCGTTGTGATGTATCATCAACCTACAGCCAATCCTGGCCTTGGAGGCCCCTACCTTTACCAGTGGAATGACGACAGGTGCAACATGAAGCACAATTACATCTGCAAGTATGAACCAG AGATCAAGCCAACAACTCCTGGAGAGAAGACTTACTTTACAAACCAACCAGAAGACACCCATCAAAATGTGGTTGTTACAGAAGCAG GCATAATTCCCAATCTCATTTATGTTGTCATACCAACAATACCACTGCTCTTATTGATACTGGTTGCTTTTGGAACCTGCTGTTTCCAGATGCTGCATAAAAG TAAAGGAAGGACAAAAACTAGCCCAAACCAGTCCACACTGTGGATTTCAAAAAGCACGAGAAAAGAAAGTGGCATGGAAGTGTAA